In the genome of Ctenopharyngodon idella isolate HZGC_01 chromosome 19, HZGC01, whole genome shotgun sequence, one region contains:
- the fam131ba gene encoding uncharacterized protein fam131ba isoform X1, with protein MIERFRRNHRDREGCQRISKKKGRREAEKEAQEVADTADAVPVRKDGEQQGRAEFSWEGINLSMEDTTSILPRLKRNSNAYGIGALAKSSLTGVSGVTRSMKDKVTKPTAMAQGRVAHMIEWQSWGVPSAGPEGGAGRSNLNRERERRLENDAYSDLSDGEKEARMAAGILQQFAISEATLLAWTSMDGESFCVDSNQGSVAHLSEVNQESITSRDQPLHHSSADMWPHTYVSQGLYCLSSSDAWEPISNEPSGVASPAAGSYIMAGGASGEGYDGSTHYLTQQQLTLQQQNHLQQFQQYQQYQQQQLLQYQQSLEHRLHSTSQSLQATPNSTIHSLGPPTHPRLADLWASAQVEPHQVELMGHMGMSAAEMGMAEMYGEESVMETECIPEQQEEEEGKEDDITLTLEPEPTSVTPVLTPLPQREDSTPPGVMSPGLAPAEPMAEHMTYEVTSCVVQSLEEKEEEVEDGAVVVVATN; from the exons ATGATTGAAAGGTTTAGGAGGAATCATAGAGACAGAGAAGGATGTCAAAGAATAAGTAAGAAGAAGGGAAGGAGGGAGGCAGAGAAAGAGGCACAGGAAGTGGCAGACA CGGCGGATGCAGTTCCCGTTCGGAAAGATGGGGAGCAG CAAGGACGTGCCGAGTTTTCCTGGGAAGGAATCAAT CTATCCATGGAGGACACCACCTCCATTTTGCCCCGTCTGAAGCGGAACTCCAACGCTTATGGGATTGGAGCTCTGGCTAAGTCCTCTCTGACAGGTGTGTCAG GGGTTACCAGATCAATGAAGGACAAAGTGACCAAACCCACTGCCATGGCTCAGGGTCGCGTGGCCCATATGATTGAGTGGCAGAGCTGGGGTGTACCATCAGCAGGGCCGGAAGGGGGAGCTGGCCGTTCCAACCTGAATCGCGAGAGAGAGAGGCGGCTTGAAAATGATGCCTATAGTGACTTGAGTGATGGAGAAAAAGAGGCACGAATGGCAGCAG GCATTCTGCAGCAGTTTGCCATCTCTGAGGCCACACTCTTAGCCTGGACCTCTATGGATGGAGAGAGTTTCTGTGTGGACTCCAACCAGGGCAGCGTGGCTCACCTCAGTGAGGTTAACCAGGAGAGCATCACTAGCAGAG ACCAGCCGTTGCATCATTCCTCTGCAGACATGTGGCCTCACACTTACGTCTCCCAAGGCCTTTACTGTCTCTCCTCCTCTGATGCGTGGGAGCCAATCAGCAACGAGCCCTCAGGCGTGGCTTCTCCCGCTGCCGGCTCTTACATCATGGCGGGCGGGGCTTCGGGTGAGGGTTATGACGGCTCCACCCACTATCTGACACAGCAGCAGTTGACGTTGCAGCAGCAGAACCACCTACAGCAGTTCCAACAGTATCAGCAgtaccagcagcagcagctcctGCAGTACCAACAG TCATTGGAACATCGACTGCACAGCACCTCCCAATCCTTACAAGCCACGCCCAACAGCACTATTCACAGTTTAGGCCCGCCCACTCACCCGAGACTAGCTGACTTGTGGGCGTCGGCTCAGGTGGAGCCCCATCAGGTGGAGTTGATGGGACACATGGGCATGTCCGCGGCTGAAATGGGAATGGCGGAAATGTACGGCGAGGAATCCGTCATGGAGACTGAATGCATCCCGGAGCAGCAAGAGGAAGAAGAAGGCAAG GAGGATGACATAACACTTACCCTTGAACCCGAGCCGACATCCGTAACTCCCGTCCTGACTCCTCTGCCTCAGAGAGAGGACTCCACCCCGCCTGGGGTCATGAGCCCAGGACTAGCACCAGCAGAGCCAATGGCTGAGCACATGACCTACGAGGTTACATCCTGCGTCGTCCAATCGCTGGAGGAGAAGGAAGAAGAGGTGGAGGATGGGGCCGTAGTTGTTGTGGCAACCAACTGA
- the fam131ba gene encoding uncharacterized protein fam131ba isoform X5 has translation MGCIGSRTITADAVPVRKDGEQQGRAEFSWEGINLSMEDTTSILPRLKRNSNAYGIGALAKSSLTGVSGVTRSMKDKVTKPTAMAQGRVAHMIEWQSWGVPSAGPEGGAGRSNLNRERERRLENDAYSDLSDGEKEARMAAGILQQFAISEATLLAWTSMDGESFCVDSNQGSVAHLSEVNQESITSRDQPLHHSSADMWPHTYVSQGLYCLSSSDAWEPISNEPSGVASPAAGSYIMAGGASGEGYDGSTHYLTQQQLTLQQQNHLQQFQQYQQYQQQQLLQYQQSLEHRLHSTSQSLQATPNSTIHSLGPPTHPRLADLWASAQVEPHQVELMGHMGMSAAEMGMAEMYGEESVMETECIPEQQEEEEGKEDDITLTLEPEPTSVTPVLTPLPQREDSTPPGVMSPGLAPAEPMAEHMTYEVTSCVVQSLEEKEEEVEDGAVVVVATN, from the exons CGGCGGATGCAGTTCCCGTTCGGAAAGATGGGGAGCAG CAAGGACGTGCCGAGTTTTCCTGGGAAGGAATCAAT CTATCCATGGAGGACACCACCTCCATTTTGCCCCGTCTGAAGCGGAACTCCAACGCTTATGGGATTGGAGCTCTGGCTAAGTCCTCTCTGACAGGTGTGTCAG GGGTTACCAGATCAATGAAGGACAAAGTGACCAAACCCACTGCCATGGCTCAGGGTCGCGTGGCCCATATGATTGAGTGGCAGAGCTGGGGTGTACCATCAGCAGGGCCGGAAGGGGGAGCTGGCCGTTCCAACCTGAATCGCGAGAGAGAGAGGCGGCTTGAAAATGATGCCTATAGTGACTTGAGTGATGGAGAAAAAGAGGCACGAATGGCAGCAG GCATTCTGCAGCAGTTTGCCATCTCTGAGGCCACACTCTTAGCCTGGACCTCTATGGATGGAGAGAGTTTCTGTGTGGACTCCAACCAGGGCAGCGTGGCTCACCTCAGTGAGGTTAACCAGGAGAGCATCACTAGCAGAG ACCAGCCGTTGCATCATTCCTCTGCAGACATGTGGCCTCACACTTACGTCTCCCAAGGCCTTTACTGTCTCTCCTCCTCTGATGCGTGGGAGCCAATCAGCAACGAGCCCTCAGGCGTGGCTTCTCCCGCTGCCGGCTCTTACATCATGGCGGGCGGGGCTTCGGGTGAGGGTTATGACGGCTCCACCCACTATCTGACACAGCAGCAGTTGACGTTGCAGCAGCAGAACCACCTACAGCAGTTCCAACAGTATCAGCAgtaccagcagcagcagctcctGCAGTACCAACAG TCATTGGAACATCGACTGCACAGCACCTCCCAATCCTTACAAGCCACGCCCAACAGCACTATTCACAGTTTAGGCCCGCCCACTCACCCGAGACTAGCTGACTTGTGGGCGTCGGCTCAGGTGGAGCCCCATCAGGTGGAGTTGATGGGACACATGGGCATGTCCGCGGCTGAAATGGGAATGGCGGAAATGTACGGCGAGGAATCCGTCATGGAGACTGAATGCATCCCGGAGCAGCAAGAGGAAGAAGAAGGCAAG GAGGATGACATAACACTTACCCTTGAACCCGAGCCGACATCCGTAACTCCCGTCCTGACTCCTCTGCCTCAGAGAGAGGACTCCACCCCGCCTGGGGTCATGAGCCCAGGACTAGCACCAGCAGAGCCAATGGCTGAGCACATGACCTACGAGGTTACATCCTGCGTCGTCCAATCGCTGGAGGAGAAGGAAGAAGAGGTGGAGGATGGGGCCGTAGTTGTTGTGGCAACCAACTGA
- the fam131ba gene encoding uncharacterized protein fam131ba isoform X2: protein MIERFRRNHRDREGCQRISKKKGRREAEKEAQEVADTADAVPVRKDGEQQGRAEFSWEGINLSMEDTTSILPRLKRNSNAYGIGALAKSSLTGVTRSMKDKVTKPTAMAQGRVAHMIEWQSWGVPSAGPEGGAGRSNLNRERERRLENDAYSDLSDGEKEARMAAGILQQFAISEATLLAWTSMDGESFCVDSNQGSVAHLSEVNQESITSRDQPLHHSSADMWPHTYVSQGLYCLSSSDAWEPISNEPSGVASPAAGSYIMAGGASGEGYDGSTHYLTQQQLTLQQQNHLQQFQQYQQYQQQQLLQYQQSLEHRLHSTSQSLQATPNSTIHSLGPPTHPRLADLWASAQVEPHQVELMGHMGMSAAEMGMAEMYGEESVMETECIPEQQEEEEGKEDDITLTLEPEPTSVTPVLTPLPQREDSTPPGVMSPGLAPAEPMAEHMTYEVTSCVVQSLEEKEEEVEDGAVVVVATN, encoded by the exons ATGATTGAAAGGTTTAGGAGGAATCATAGAGACAGAGAAGGATGTCAAAGAATAAGTAAGAAGAAGGGAAGGAGGGAGGCAGAGAAAGAGGCACAGGAAGTGGCAGACA CGGCGGATGCAGTTCCCGTTCGGAAAGATGGGGAGCAG CAAGGACGTGCCGAGTTTTCCTGGGAAGGAATCAAT CTATCCATGGAGGACACCACCTCCATTTTGCCCCGTCTGAAGCGGAACTCCAACGCTTATGGGATTGGAGCTCTGGCTAAGTCCTCTCTGACAG GGGTTACCAGATCAATGAAGGACAAAGTGACCAAACCCACTGCCATGGCTCAGGGTCGCGTGGCCCATATGATTGAGTGGCAGAGCTGGGGTGTACCATCAGCAGGGCCGGAAGGGGGAGCTGGCCGTTCCAACCTGAATCGCGAGAGAGAGAGGCGGCTTGAAAATGATGCCTATAGTGACTTGAGTGATGGAGAAAAAGAGGCACGAATGGCAGCAG GCATTCTGCAGCAGTTTGCCATCTCTGAGGCCACACTCTTAGCCTGGACCTCTATGGATGGAGAGAGTTTCTGTGTGGACTCCAACCAGGGCAGCGTGGCTCACCTCAGTGAGGTTAACCAGGAGAGCATCACTAGCAGAG ACCAGCCGTTGCATCATTCCTCTGCAGACATGTGGCCTCACACTTACGTCTCCCAAGGCCTTTACTGTCTCTCCTCCTCTGATGCGTGGGAGCCAATCAGCAACGAGCCCTCAGGCGTGGCTTCTCCCGCTGCCGGCTCTTACATCATGGCGGGCGGGGCTTCGGGTGAGGGTTATGACGGCTCCACCCACTATCTGACACAGCAGCAGTTGACGTTGCAGCAGCAGAACCACCTACAGCAGTTCCAACAGTATCAGCAgtaccagcagcagcagctcctGCAGTACCAACAG TCATTGGAACATCGACTGCACAGCACCTCCCAATCCTTACAAGCCACGCCCAACAGCACTATTCACAGTTTAGGCCCGCCCACTCACCCGAGACTAGCTGACTTGTGGGCGTCGGCTCAGGTGGAGCCCCATCAGGTGGAGTTGATGGGACACATGGGCATGTCCGCGGCTGAAATGGGAATGGCGGAAATGTACGGCGAGGAATCCGTCATGGAGACTGAATGCATCCCGGAGCAGCAAGAGGAAGAAGAAGGCAAG GAGGATGACATAACACTTACCCTTGAACCCGAGCCGACATCCGTAACTCCCGTCCTGACTCCTCTGCCTCAGAGAGAGGACTCCACCCCGCCTGGGGTCATGAGCCCAGGACTAGCACCAGCAGAGCCAATGGCTGAGCACATGACCTACGAGGTTACATCCTGCGTCGTCCAATCGCTGGAGGAGAAGGAAGAAGAGGTGGAGGATGGGGCCGTAGTTGTTGTGGCAACCAACTGA
- the fam131ba gene encoding uncharacterized protein fam131ba isoform X7, which yields MGCIGSRTITADAVPVRKDGEQLSMEDTTSILPRLKRNSNAYGIGALAKSSLTGVTRSMKDKVTKPTAMAQGRVAHMIEWQSWGVPSAGPEGGAGRSNLNRERERRLENDAYSDLSDGEKEARMAAGILQQFAISEATLLAWTSMDGESFCVDSNQGSVAHLSEVNQESITSRDQPLHHSSADMWPHTYVSQGLYCLSSSDAWEPISNEPSGVASPAAGSYIMAGGASGEGYDGSTHYLTQQQLTLQQQNHLQQFQQYQQYQQQQLLQYQQSLEHRLHSTSQSLQATPNSTIHSLGPPTHPRLADLWASAQVEPHQVELMGHMGMSAAEMGMAEMYGEESVMETECIPEQQEEEEGKEDDITLTLEPEPTSVTPVLTPLPQREDSTPPGVMSPGLAPAEPMAEHMTYEVTSCVVQSLEEKEEEVEDGAVVVVATN from the exons CGGCGGATGCAGTTCCCGTTCGGAAAGATGGGGAGCAG CTATCCATGGAGGACACCACCTCCATTTTGCCCCGTCTGAAGCGGAACTCCAACGCTTATGGGATTGGAGCTCTGGCTAAGTCCTCTCTGACAG GGGTTACCAGATCAATGAAGGACAAAGTGACCAAACCCACTGCCATGGCTCAGGGTCGCGTGGCCCATATGATTGAGTGGCAGAGCTGGGGTGTACCATCAGCAGGGCCGGAAGGGGGAGCTGGCCGTTCCAACCTGAATCGCGAGAGAGAGAGGCGGCTTGAAAATGATGCCTATAGTGACTTGAGTGATGGAGAAAAAGAGGCACGAATGGCAGCAG GCATTCTGCAGCAGTTTGCCATCTCTGAGGCCACACTCTTAGCCTGGACCTCTATGGATGGAGAGAGTTTCTGTGTGGACTCCAACCAGGGCAGCGTGGCTCACCTCAGTGAGGTTAACCAGGAGAGCATCACTAGCAGAG ACCAGCCGTTGCATCATTCCTCTGCAGACATGTGGCCTCACACTTACGTCTCCCAAGGCCTTTACTGTCTCTCCTCCTCTGATGCGTGGGAGCCAATCAGCAACGAGCCCTCAGGCGTGGCTTCTCCCGCTGCCGGCTCTTACATCATGGCGGGCGGGGCTTCGGGTGAGGGTTATGACGGCTCCACCCACTATCTGACACAGCAGCAGTTGACGTTGCAGCAGCAGAACCACCTACAGCAGTTCCAACAGTATCAGCAgtaccagcagcagcagctcctGCAGTACCAACAG TCATTGGAACATCGACTGCACAGCACCTCCCAATCCTTACAAGCCACGCCCAACAGCACTATTCACAGTTTAGGCCCGCCCACTCACCCGAGACTAGCTGACTTGTGGGCGTCGGCTCAGGTGGAGCCCCATCAGGTGGAGTTGATGGGACACATGGGCATGTCCGCGGCTGAAATGGGAATGGCGGAAATGTACGGCGAGGAATCCGTCATGGAGACTGAATGCATCCCGGAGCAGCAAGAGGAAGAAGAAGGCAAG GAGGATGACATAACACTTACCCTTGAACCCGAGCCGACATCCGTAACTCCCGTCCTGACTCCTCTGCCTCAGAGAGAGGACTCCACCCCGCCTGGGGTCATGAGCCCAGGACTAGCACCAGCAGAGCCAATGGCTGAGCACATGACCTACGAGGTTACATCCTGCGTCGTCCAATCGCTGGAGGAGAAGGAAGAAGAGGTGGAGGATGGGGCCGTAGTTGTTGTGGCAACCAACTGA
- the fam131ba gene encoding uncharacterized protein fam131ba isoform X6 has product MGCIGSRTITADAVPVRKDGEQLSMEDTTSILPRLKRNSNAYGIGALAKSSLTGVSGVTRSMKDKVTKPTAMAQGRVAHMIEWQSWGVPSAGPEGGAGRSNLNRERERRLENDAYSDLSDGEKEARMAAGILQQFAISEATLLAWTSMDGESFCVDSNQGSVAHLSEVNQESITSRDQPLHHSSADMWPHTYVSQGLYCLSSSDAWEPISNEPSGVASPAAGSYIMAGGASGEGYDGSTHYLTQQQLTLQQQNHLQQFQQYQQYQQQQLLQYQQSLEHRLHSTSQSLQATPNSTIHSLGPPTHPRLADLWASAQVEPHQVELMGHMGMSAAEMGMAEMYGEESVMETECIPEQQEEEEGKEDDITLTLEPEPTSVTPVLTPLPQREDSTPPGVMSPGLAPAEPMAEHMTYEVTSCVVQSLEEKEEEVEDGAVVVVATN; this is encoded by the exons CGGCGGATGCAGTTCCCGTTCGGAAAGATGGGGAGCAG CTATCCATGGAGGACACCACCTCCATTTTGCCCCGTCTGAAGCGGAACTCCAACGCTTATGGGATTGGAGCTCTGGCTAAGTCCTCTCTGACAGGTGTGTCAG GGGTTACCAGATCAATGAAGGACAAAGTGACCAAACCCACTGCCATGGCTCAGGGTCGCGTGGCCCATATGATTGAGTGGCAGAGCTGGGGTGTACCATCAGCAGGGCCGGAAGGGGGAGCTGGCCGTTCCAACCTGAATCGCGAGAGAGAGAGGCGGCTTGAAAATGATGCCTATAGTGACTTGAGTGATGGAGAAAAAGAGGCACGAATGGCAGCAG GCATTCTGCAGCAGTTTGCCATCTCTGAGGCCACACTCTTAGCCTGGACCTCTATGGATGGAGAGAGTTTCTGTGTGGACTCCAACCAGGGCAGCGTGGCTCACCTCAGTGAGGTTAACCAGGAGAGCATCACTAGCAGAG ACCAGCCGTTGCATCATTCCTCTGCAGACATGTGGCCTCACACTTACGTCTCCCAAGGCCTTTACTGTCTCTCCTCCTCTGATGCGTGGGAGCCAATCAGCAACGAGCCCTCAGGCGTGGCTTCTCCCGCTGCCGGCTCTTACATCATGGCGGGCGGGGCTTCGGGTGAGGGTTATGACGGCTCCACCCACTATCTGACACAGCAGCAGTTGACGTTGCAGCAGCAGAACCACCTACAGCAGTTCCAACAGTATCAGCAgtaccagcagcagcagctcctGCAGTACCAACAG TCATTGGAACATCGACTGCACAGCACCTCCCAATCCTTACAAGCCACGCCCAACAGCACTATTCACAGTTTAGGCCCGCCCACTCACCCGAGACTAGCTGACTTGTGGGCGTCGGCTCAGGTGGAGCCCCATCAGGTGGAGTTGATGGGACACATGGGCATGTCCGCGGCTGAAATGGGAATGGCGGAAATGTACGGCGAGGAATCCGTCATGGAGACTGAATGCATCCCGGAGCAGCAAGAGGAAGAAGAAGGCAAG GAGGATGACATAACACTTACCCTTGAACCCGAGCCGACATCCGTAACTCCCGTCCTGACTCCTCTGCCTCAGAGAGAGGACTCCACCCCGCCTGGGGTCATGAGCCCAGGACTAGCACCAGCAGAGCCAATGGCTGAGCACATGACCTACGAGGTTACATCCTGCGTCGTCCAATCGCTGGAGGAGAAGGAAGAAGAGGTGGAGGATGGGGCCGTAGTTGTTGTGGCAACCAACTGA
- the fam131ba gene encoding uncharacterized protein fam131ba isoform X4, with product MIERFRRNHRDREGCQRISKKKGRREAEKEAQEVADTADAVPVRKDGEQLSMEDTTSILPRLKRNSNAYGIGALAKSSLTGVTRSMKDKVTKPTAMAQGRVAHMIEWQSWGVPSAGPEGGAGRSNLNRERERRLENDAYSDLSDGEKEARMAAGILQQFAISEATLLAWTSMDGESFCVDSNQGSVAHLSEVNQESITSRDQPLHHSSADMWPHTYVSQGLYCLSSSDAWEPISNEPSGVASPAAGSYIMAGGASGEGYDGSTHYLTQQQLTLQQQNHLQQFQQYQQYQQQQLLQYQQSLEHRLHSTSQSLQATPNSTIHSLGPPTHPRLADLWASAQVEPHQVELMGHMGMSAAEMGMAEMYGEESVMETECIPEQQEEEEGKEDDITLTLEPEPTSVTPVLTPLPQREDSTPPGVMSPGLAPAEPMAEHMTYEVTSCVVQSLEEKEEEVEDGAVVVVATN from the exons ATGATTGAAAGGTTTAGGAGGAATCATAGAGACAGAGAAGGATGTCAAAGAATAAGTAAGAAGAAGGGAAGGAGGGAGGCAGAGAAAGAGGCACAGGAAGTGGCAGACA CGGCGGATGCAGTTCCCGTTCGGAAAGATGGGGAGCAG CTATCCATGGAGGACACCACCTCCATTTTGCCCCGTCTGAAGCGGAACTCCAACGCTTATGGGATTGGAGCTCTGGCTAAGTCCTCTCTGACAG GGGTTACCAGATCAATGAAGGACAAAGTGACCAAACCCACTGCCATGGCTCAGGGTCGCGTGGCCCATATGATTGAGTGGCAGAGCTGGGGTGTACCATCAGCAGGGCCGGAAGGGGGAGCTGGCCGTTCCAACCTGAATCGCGAGAGAGAGAGGCGGCTTGAAAATGATGCCTATAGTGACTTGAGTGATGGAGAAAAAGAGGCACGAATGGCAGCAG GCATTCTGCAGCAGTTTGCCATCTCTGAGGCCACACTCTTAGCCTGGACCTCTATGGATGGAGAGAGTTTCTGTGTGGACTCCAACCAGGGCAGCGTGGCTCACCTCAGTGAGGTTAACCAGGAGAGCATCACTAGCAGAG ACCAGCCGTTGCATCATTCCTCTGCAGACATGTGGCCTCACACTTACGTCTCCCAAGGCCTTTACTGTCTCTCCTCCTCTGATGCGTGGGAGCCAATCAGCAACGAGCCCTCAGGCGTGGCTTCTCCCGCTGCCGGCTCTTACATCATGGCGGGCGGGGCTTCGGGTGAGGGTTATGACGGCTCCACCCACTATCTGACACAGCAGCAGTTGACGTTGCAGCAGCAGAACCACCTACAGCAGTTCCAACAGTATCAGCAgtaccagcagcagcagctcctGCAGTACCAACAG TCATTGGAACATCGACTGCACAGCACCTCCCAATCCTTACAAGCCACGCCCAACAGCACTATTCACAGTTTAGGCCCGCCCACTCACCCGAGACTAGCTGACTTGTGGGCGTCGGCTCAGGTGGAGCCCCATCAGGTGGAGTTGATGGGACACATGGGCATGTCCGCGGCTGAAATGGGAATGGCGGAAATGTACGGCGAGGAATCCGTCATGGAGACTGAATGCATCCCGGAGCAGCAAGAGGAAGAAGAAGGCAAG GAGGATGACATAACACTTACCCTTGAACCCGAGCCGACATCCGTAACTCCCGTCCTGACTCCTCTGCCTCAGAGAGAGGACTCCACCCCGCCTGGGGTCATGAGCCCAGGACTAGCACCAGCAGAGCCAATGGCTGAGCACATGACCTACGAGGTTACATCCTGCGTCGTCCAATCGCTGGAGGAGAAGGAAGAAGAGGTGGAGGATGGGGCCGTAGTTGTTGTGGCAACCAACTGA
- the fam131ba gene encoding uncharacterized protein fam131ba isoform X9: MEDTTSILPRLKRNSNAYGIGALAKSSLTGVSGVTRSMKDKVTKPTAMAQGRVAHMIEWQSWGVPSAGPEGGAGRSNLNRERERRLENDAYSDLSDGEKEARMAAGILQQFAISEATLLAWTSMDGESFCVDSNQGSVAHLSEVNQESITSRDQPLHHSSADMWPHTYVSQGLYCLSSSDAWEPISNEPSGVASPAAGSYIMAGGASGEGYDGSTHYLTQQQLTLQQQNHLQQFQQYQQYQQQQLLQYQQSLEHRLHSTSQSLQATPNSTIHSLGPPTHPRLADLWASAQVEPHQVELMGHMGMSAAEMGMAEMYGEESVMETECIPEQQEEEEGKEDDITLTLEPEPTSVTPVLTPLPQREDSTPPGVMSPGLAPAEPMAEHMTYEVTSCVVQSLEEKEEEVEDGAVVVVATN; the protein is encoded by the exons ATGGAGGACACCACCTCCATTTTGCCCCGTCTGAAGCGGAACTCCAACGCTTATGGGATTGGAGCTCTGGCTAAGTCCTCTCTGACAGGTGTGTCAG GGGTTACCAGATCAATGAAGGACAAAGTGACCAAACCCACTGCCATGGCTCAGGGTCGCGTGGCCCATATGATTGAGTGGCAGAGCTGGGGTGTACCATCAGCAGGGCCGGAAGGGGGAGCTGGCCGTTCCAACCTGAATCGCGAGAGAGAGAGGCGGCTTGAAAATGATGCCTATAGTGACTTGAGTGATGGAGAAAAAGAGGCACGAATGGCAGCAG GCATTCTGCAGCAGTTTGCCATCTCTGAGGCCACACTCTTAGCCTGGACCTCTATGGATGGAGAGAGTTTCTGTGTGGACTCCAACCAGGGCAGCGTGGCTCACCTCAGTGAGGTTAACCAGGAGAGCATCACTAGCAGAG ACCAGCCGTTGCATCATTCCTCTGCAGACATGTGGCCTCACACTTACGTCTCCCAAGGCCTTTACTGTCTCTCCTCCTCTGATGCGTGGGAGCCAATCAGCAACGAGCCCTCAGGCGTGGCTTCTCCCGCTGCCGGCTCTTACATCATGGCGGGCGGGGCTTCGGGTGAGGGTTATGACGGCTCCACCCACTATCTGACACAGCAGCAGTTGACGTTGCAGCAGCAGAACCACCTACAGCAGTTCCAACAGTATCAGCAgtaccagcagcagcagctcctGCAGTACCAACAG TCATTGGAACATCGACTGCACAGCACCTCCCAATCCTTACAAGCCACGCCCAACAGCACTATTCACAGTTTAGGCCCGCCCACTCACCCGAGACTAGCTGACTTGTGGGCGTCGGCTCAGGTGGAGCCCCATCAGGTGGAGTTGATGGGACACATGGGCATGTCCGCGGCTGAAATGGGAATGGCGGAAATGTACGGCGAGGAATCCGTCATGGAGACTGAATGCATCCCGGAGCAGCAAGAGGAAGAAGAAGGCAAG GAGGATGACATAACACTTACCCTTGAACCCGAGCCGACATCCGTAACTCCCGTCCTGACTCCTCTGCCTCAGAGAGAGGACTCCACCCCGCCTGGGGTCATGAGCCCAGGACTAGCACCAGCAGAGCCAATGGCTGAGCACATGACCTACGAGGTTACATCCTGCGTCGTCCAATCGCTGGAGGAGAAGGAAGAAGAGGTGGAGGATGGGGCCGTAGTTGTTGTGGCAACCAACTGA